The Prochlorococcus sp. MIT 0801 genomic sequence AAGCAGATCGTATGAATTATCAAGATGACATCCCGCTGGCAAGAAGGATTAAATCCATAAAAACCATTACTAACAAGTCTTTTTTGCTTGTAGGACTTCTATTTCTTGGCCTTGGTATAACTGTTACGTTTTTAGCTAATAAATCATTTTTAAGCCAAAGAAAATCCTTAGATGATTCGATTAATTCCATTGAGACAAGTCAGAATAAAAGCTTGTTAGGCCATCTCCCCTATAAAGAGGCTTCTAAAAAAGATTTAATTCTTTTTTCTCCGGGTATTTATGTTCATAAAGATATCTATGAAAATTTTAAGGAAATGCAATTTATGGCTGCCCAAAGAGGGGTTTCTCTTCAACTATTAAGTGGTTATAGATCAATAAATTTGCAAAGGGATATTTTTTATGAAAATAAATCTATTAGAAATCAAACTGCTGTTGAGCGCTCAAGGGACTCAGCTCCTCCTGGTTATTCTGAACACAGCACAGGGTATGCAATCGATGTTGGTGATGGAAATTATCCAGATACTCATTTTGAGGTTGAATTTGAACAAACGCCAGCTTTTAAATGGATGAAGAGGTTTGCCTCTAAATATCATTTCGTTCTTTCTTTTCCACCCAACAACAAGCAGGGAGTAACTTATGAGCCTTGGCATTGGAGATTTGAGGGGACTGTTAATGCTTTGAGGGAATTTGACGCTGCTAATAAAATTATAAAATTCAAATAATCATGACTTAATTTTTTTACTTCGAATTTTATATTCGATATTTTGATTGGCATTTAAAAAAGCTAAATGAAGTCATCGTGAGATATTCTTTATGTTTCTATTAACCAAAAGAATTTTAATTTTCTTAAATTATGAGTTTTGATATACAAGCTATAAGGAATATCGCAATAATTGCTCACGTTGATCACGGTAAGACAACTTTGGTTGATGCTCTTTTAAATCAATCTGGCACTTTTCGAGATAACGAGGACGTCCCAACTTGTGCGTTGGATTCCAATGAATTGGAACGTGAAAGAGGGATAACAATTCTTTCGAAAAACACAGCTGTTACTTATAACGATACTCGGATAAACATTGTTGATACACCAGGTCATGCTGATTT encodes the following:
- a CDS encoding M15 family metallopeptidase, with amino-acid sequence MNYQDDIPLARRIKSIKTITNKSFLLVGLLFLGLGITVTFLANKSFLSQRKSLDDSINSIETSQNKSLLGHLPYKEASKKDLILFSPGIYVHKDIYENFKEMQFMAAQRGVSLQLLSGYRSINLQRDIFYENKSIRNQTAVERSRDSAPPGYSEHSTGYAIDVGDGNYPDTHFEVEFEQTPAFKWMKRFASKYHFVLSFPPNNKQGVTYEPWHWRFEGTVNALREFDAANKIIKFK